The Microbacterium forte sequence AGAGCCAGGTGTTCCTGCACCACAAGGGGCCGCACACCAAGGGCGACGTCCTCTACAAGGGTGCGCTCCAGGGCCAGGGCGCGCACAGCGTCTGGATCGGCGACGTGCTGATCGGCGCCGACGCGAACGGCACCGACTCGTACGAGGCGAACCGCAACCTGGTGCTCACCGAGGGCGCTCGCGCCGACTCGATCCCGAACCTGGAGATCGAGACCGGAGACATCCTCGGCGCGGGCCACGCCAGCGCCACCGGTCGTTTCGACGACGAGCAGCTGTTCTACCTGCAGGCCCGAGGGATCAGCGAAGAGGAAGCGCGCCGCCTCGTCGTGCTCGGCTTCCTCACCGACATCGTCCAGCGTCTGGGGATCCCCGCGCTGGAGGCCGAGCTTCTCGCCGCGATCGAGACGGAGCTCGCCGAGGTGAACGCATGACCGCAGAGCGCGTCTGCGGCGTCGCCGAGCTCGAGCAGGACATGCCGCTGCGTGTCGAGCCGAACGGCGTGCCGATCACCGTCATCAAGGACTCCGAAGGCGTCATCCACGCCATCGGAGACACCTGCACCCACGGTGACATCTCACTCTCCGAGGGCTTCGTCGAAGGAGAGACAGTGGAATGCTGGGCCCACGGCTCCGCATTCTCGCTGCTCACCGGCAAGCCCCAGAATCTCCCTGCTTATGAGCCCGTTCCGGTCTACGTCGTCGAGATCGACGGCGACGACGTGCTCATCGACCCGACTGTGACGAAGGAAGTCTGAATGTCTGTTCTCGAAATCCGCGACCTCTACGTGACGGTCGAGACCGAGGCGGGAATCACCCCGATCCTCAACGGAATCACCCTCACGATGAACACGGGTGAGACGCACGCGATCATGGGCCCCAACGGCTCAGGCAAGTCGACGCTCGCTTACACGATCGCCGGTCACCCGAAGTACACGGTGGCTTCCGGCTCGATCACGTTCGACGGC is a genomic window containing:
- a CDS encoding non-heme iron oxygenase ferredoxin subunit; this encodes MTAERVCGVAELEQDMPLRVEPNGVPITVIKDSEGVIHAIGDTCTHGDISLSEGFVEGETVECWAHGSAFSLLTGKPQNLPAYEPVPVYVVEIDGDDVLIDPTVTKEV